Genomic DNA from Novipirellula galeiformis:
GTTGGCAAAGTTGTAGTCGGTTTTAGAGTGGTTGGTGCAGTAATAGCCCGCCTCGCGAAGGACTTGCGGATACAGTTTCATGTCGGCGGGCAATCGAACCCCACTTCGCATGTGGTGTCCCCCCAAGCTGGTCGCATGCATTCCGGAGATGAGGGTCGTACGGGCTGGAGCACAAACCGGCGCATTGGACCAACAGTGGCGGAACCTCAATGACTTTTTTGCCAACGCGTCAATATTCGGCGTGTCGGCATAGCGATCGCCATAGCATCCGAGTTGAGGCCCGTTGTCTTCGCTGGTGATCCAAAGCAGGTTTGGCCGCAGCGGCTCCGCGGCGACCGAACGCTGGATTCCCAGCCCCCCAAGCAAACAGAGTCCCGCGATCAGGATTCGATTGACAGTGCTGACGTTCATAGAAATGTCGCCTGAGGTGGAGGATCGCTATCGCGGTGGATCACATGATCGCAGCCGAGCATGGAGGGGGGAGAATGCGATGGCTTGGTTTGTTGGTGTTCTTTGCGGTTTGCCCGGATTTGGAAAAGTTCTCGGGTCGTGCGCGTCGAAACTATTGTAGCTTCGTCCTGTTCGTTGTGTTGGCCATGCAAACCGTAGCGTGTGCTTTGTGGTGGATCTGGCTTCGTTGTCGCGAGGTTTTCATCACGTCGTGGGATCGCCGGCGCCGTGATCATCGGATCGTTCGTGATAAACCGAATCGTGGCGGATTACTTCAGTGCTTTCAGCGTCGGTTTGTGCCAGCACGCAGGCGGATAATGGCGAAACCATCTTATGTACTAAACAATAATCTGCGTTAGGCAGCTGTGGGGGAACCGAAGATGCTCTATTTGCCAACCTACACCGTGCAATCGGTGCACGGGCTTCAGCAAACGTTTCAAGTCAGTGCAAACGGAATGGTCGATACCGGGGGGCTGTTCGTGATGAATTCCACCACGACGACCCCCGAAGTCGAAGGTGAGCCGCCATGCGACCCAACCGGGGCGACCCAAGCTCAGCCATCCGACGCTCGACCTCCCCAAGCTCGCTAGTTGAGGCCACCGGAGGCTTCAAAAAGCTTCAGTGCGTCGACGGTCGGTTTGACGTCGTGAACACGGATCACTTGCGCACCCGCGGCGGCCACGGCTAAAGAAACCCCTAGGGTTGCGGCGGTACGGTCGGCTAATGGATCGCCAATCAGTTTGGCGATGAAGCCTTTTCGCGAGTGTCCGATCAACAACGGCGATCCAAGCTCGACGAACCGCCGCGTCGCTCGCAGCAAGGTCAAGTTGTGCTCGTGCGTCTTGCCGAAGCCGATTCCGGGATCCAAGCAAATGCGGTCGCGACGGATTCCGATGCGCTCACATGCTTGCAATCGCTCGACCAGATATCGTTCGATCTCCGCCACCACATCTTCGTAGCAGGGATCGTCTTGCATCGTTTGCGGGGTGCCCTTCATATGCATGACGCACACGCCGACGCTTCGTTGGCGCGCAAGTTCGCCCATCAACGGATCGCCTTCGAGTCCGGTTACATCGTTGATGATCTCGGCTCCCGCATCGAGAGCTCGTTCGGCGACTTCGGCCTTGGACGTGTCGATGCTGATTGGGATCGTCAATCGTCCGGCCAACTGCTCGATCACGGGCAATACGCGCGAGGTTTCCTGTTCGGCCTCGACGACATCGCTATAGGGCCGTGTGCTCTCGCCGCCGATGTCGATGATGTCGGCGCCGTCGGCCTCCATTTGTAGTGCGACGCGGACCGCGTCTTCGACTTGCCGGTGGGCTCCCCCATCGGAGAAACTGTCGGGCGTGACGTTCAAAATCCCCATCACCAATGGGCGTCGAGCGAACTCCAAACGGCGGCGGCCGATATCCCAGCAATCACAGCGTCGTGGCACGCGGCAATCGCGCGCAGCAGAATGAGCATCAGCGGGGGACTCGAGGGGGCGATCACTAGCAGACATCAAACGAAACAGCCATCACGTCAAAAAGAGTGCAATCAAGAACGCTTGTTTAGCGCTGGTTGCATTCTACTACGGATCGGCTTACCAGCGAAGTTCCATCTGCGAAACCACTCGCTGAGCGAGCTTGTCGATCGCGTCTTGCATTGCCGTATCGATCGATTGCCCCGCTTCGGGGACGAACCGCGAATCTTGGCTGAACGAAATCGTGATGCCACTATTGGGAACGACGGTGTTCTGCATCAACTTTTCACCGCGGCGGCTAACCCAGTCTGCTTGGGCCGAGATCGTGGCATCGAGCGCCCTCGGGTCGTCGGAGGTTGTTTCGGACAACACGACCTTGTTCTCGCCGGTCAGTCGGACGAGCAACGTGCTGTCGGCATTCGGGTCAGAAACCACCTTGAACGGGGTGCGGCTTTCGATCTCCTTGACGAGCGCGAGTGACAACCGCGGTCCCAAGTCATGGCGAAACGTGGTGTTGCGAACCATCGGCACATGCACGGTGCGGATGTCCGATCGATACAGCGACGAGGGGCCGTACTGGTACAACGAGCATCCACCGCACCAGCAAAGCGAGATCGCAATGATGGGGAATAGGCAGGCACGAAGCGTACGGTTGATTTGATTCACGAGTCGATTCACCCTTGCGGTCGCCTACCTTAGCATCGTGGCGCCTTCGGACTCCGGACGCTTGCTGCCATCTTCGAAGGTGGTTTCCAGCGGAGTGGAGCTTTTGGAGTCCGGAAAAACGGTGGTCAGCCACGACAGACGTGGTGTGGGAACGTCAGGTAGTTTTTCAATCTCAGCTAAACGCGTCCGCGCCGTTTCAGCATGCGGCGTATCTTGGTGCATCGTCAGCAATTGTTGGTAGTAGTACCTTGCCGCACCATACTCTTTTTTGTTCTCACGAAAACGAGCCCGGCTGGCTAGGCGTTCTGCGTGATGGAACGAGATCTCCGCGGCAGCACGAGCGACGATGTCGTTGTACTTTTCGTCCTGCAGTTTGTCGGGAAAACGAGTGCGCGTTTGCTGTACAATTTTTTCCGCTTCCTCGAGCACCAAGCCGCTGTAATCGGGGCCCGCGTACATTTCGAGCTTGCAGCGAATCCCCAGCAGGTGAGCCATGAATAAATGGTCGCTGTCGGTGTACGTTTCACGCAAGTCGGTTAAGAACTCGTCGGCCTTCTCAAACTTGCCTTGGCGAATGTGCTCCGCTGCGGCAGCCATGGTGGCGTCATCTGCAAGTTTGCCGGTCGGGTCATCGTAACGAATTTGATCGAGCACCCGGATGGCATGACCGTCGGCGTCCAGCACGGGACGTTTGTGGTCGGTCAGGTTCAAGAACTTCCAATCGTTCTCCGTCGCTTTTTCGGTTTCGATCCAATAACGCGAAATGTTAAACAGCCGAGCGGTGATTCGATCGTTGTGGCGATTGCGTGGGTAGGTCTTCTGCAGCTCGGTGTAGGCTTCGCTCGCTTCGCTCAAGCGATCCGCAAAGAACAAGCTCTCCGCTTGCATGAACATCGCGTCTTGTTGCAGCGCAGTGCCTGGGGACGCTTCGTTGGCACGACGAAACAATTTGGCCGCCTTGTGGAACGTCGTTTTGGCTTCCTTGCCCGACATCGTTCCCGCTTGGCGGAAAGCGGTGTCGCCTTGTTTGTAGAGGTCCTTTGCTTTGTCGACGTTTTCCTGCTCACGCAGGGTGACGAAGTTCATCACTCGCGTCGTGTTTTTTCGTGCTGTGTCGCCAAACGAAGATTCCGCGGAGGTTTGACGAACGCCATCTTCGTCGGGAATGTCGTATACGGACGGTTTCGCTGGAAACAAACTCGGCGGGGGCGTCCATGATTGACAACCCGTCGCGGCGATCAGCGTCCAAGCGGTGATCGTCATCGTGCTGCAGCGACGGATGATCCGCTCCGTCGATTGGATTCGTGTAAACGATCGTCGGCGAAGACTCGGGTGAATCAATAGGGAGAGCAATGATTGCATTGATTGGTCGTATCGCTTCATGCGGTCGGTTCCGTAGGGATCGAGGCAGACGGCTGGGGCTCGGTTTGCACCGACTGCGGCAGCAAGTATTGCGTTCGGGGCACTCTGCCCACGATCGTCTGAATGTATCGGCTCATCACCCCCCTCAGCTCCCCATAAACGTGGGGGGAAACCAAAGTTGGTAGCGATGTTTTGGCATCGACCAAGTCGCGTAACTGTTGGATCACCCGCTGGCGGACGGAGATCACGCTATGCTGGCGCGATGCACACGGCGAGCAAACGATGCCTCCGGTCGCCAACGCAAACGGGATCCGTGGCCCCGATGGCACCACTTCTTTTCCACAATCGGTGCAACGATCCAGTCCCGGCGCATGTCCTAACCGACGCAGCATCTGGGCTTCGTAATAGAGGATGGTCG
This window encodes:
- the recO gene encoding DNA repair protein RecO encodes the protein MSAEQSHAIVLRTTEFSETSLVVTLFTRDFGRLTAIAKGARRPKGPFEGSLDLLAVCRVVVHRKSGDVLDLLTEAKLHRRFRGAERSLARVYAGYYVAEILRLMTDDHDPHVDVYDLTISVLNQIDGVGDVASTILYYEAQMLRRLGHAPGLDRCTDCGKEVVPSGPRIPFALATGGIVCSPCASRQHSVISVRQRVIQQLRDLVDAKTSLPTLVSPHVYGELRGVMSRYIQTIVGRVPRTQYLLPQSVQTEPQPSASIPTEPTA
- a CDS encoding tetratricopeptide repeat protein, with amino-acid sequence MKRYDQSMQSLLSLLIHPSLRRRSFTRIQSTERIIRRCSTMTITAWTLIAATGCQSWTPPPSLFPAKPSVYDIPDEDGVRQTSAESSFGDTARKNTTRVMNFVTLREQENVDKAKDLYKQGDTAFRQAGTMSGKEAKTTFHKAAKLFRRANEASPGTALQQDAMFMQAESLFFADRLSEASEAYTELQKTYPRNRHNDRITARLFNISRYWIETEKATENDWKFLNLTDHKRPVLDADGHAIRVLDQIRYDDPTGKLADDATMAAAAEHIRQGKFEKADEFLTDLRETYTDSDHLFMAHLLGIRCKLEMYAGPDYSGLVLEEAEKIVQQTRTRFPDKLQDEKYNDIVARAAAEISFHHAERLASRARFRENKKEYGAARYYYQQLLTMHQDTPHAETARTRLAEIEKLPDVPTPRLSWLTTVFPDSKSSTPLETTFEDGSKRPESEGATMLR
- the folP gene encoding dihydropteroate synthase — protein: MPRRCDCWDIGRRRLEFARRPLVMGILNVTPDSFSDGGAHRQVEDAVRVALQMEADGADIIDIGGESTRPYSDVVEAEQETSRVLPVIEQLAGRLTIPISIDTSKAEVAERALDAGAEIINDVTGLEGDPLMGELARQRSVGVCVMHMKGTPQTMQDDPCYEDVVAEIERYLVERLQACERIGIRRDRICLDPGIGFGKTHEHNLTLLRATRRFVELGSPLLIGHSRKGFIAKLIGDPLADRTAATLGVSLAVAAAGAQVIRVHDVKPTVDALKLFEASGGLN
- the lptE gene encoding LPS assembly lipoprotein LptE: MNQINRTLRACLFPIIAISLCWCGGCSLYQYGPSSLYRSDIRTVHVPMVRNTTFRHDLGPRLSLALVKEIESRTPFKVVSDPNADSTLLVRLTGENKVVLSETTSDDPRALDATISAQADWVSRRGEKLMQNTVVPNSGITISFSQDSRFVPEAGQSIDTAMQDAIDKLAQRVVSQMELRW